The following coding sequences are from one Arthrobacter crystallopoietes window:
- a CDS encoding ATP-binding cassette domain-containing protein — translation MTIIEARGLTKIYKTKTGAVHALDGLDLSVPRGTVKALLGPNGAGKTTAVKVLTTLVKPDRGTAHIDGIDVAAAPKEVRRIIGVAGQYAAVDENLTGFENLEMVGRLYHLGAKTARRRAQELIDQFELTEAGNRPVKGFSGGMRRRIDLAGALVINPKILFLDEPTTGLDPRSRLALWGVIKNLVAEGTTLLLTTQYLEEADQLSDDIAVIDGGRVIAEGTADELKAQIGGHRVVVTLVDEADAGTASGILARHGEGEAQVSGDGRVVEVPVTDGPRALQYVLADLGEANIQLHDVGMRRPTLDDVFLKLTGRKAETDDDDDGGADTGAGSRRDKTELENAK, via the coding sequence ATGACGATCATCGAGGCCCGCGGCCTGACCAAGATCTACAAGACGAAAACCGGCGCAGTCCATGCCCTGGACGGGCTGGATCTTTCCGTCCCGCGCGGCACGGTCAAGGCACTGCTCGGGCCCAACGGCGCCGGCAAAACCACGGCCGTCAAGGTGCTGACCACGCTCGTCAAACCGGACCGCGGCACCGCGCATATCGACGGGATCGACGTCGCCGCCGCGCCGAAGGAAGTGCGCCGGATCATCGGCGTCGCCGGACAGTACGCCGCGGTGGATGAGAACCTGACCGGCTTCGAGAACCTGGAAATGGTCGGCCGGCTCTACCATCTCGGTGCCAAGACGGCGCGGCGCCGGGCGCAGGAACTGATCGACCAGTTCGAACTGACCGAAGCCGGCAACCGCCCGGTTAAGGGGTTTTCCGGCGGCATGCGGCGGCGGATCGACCTCGCCGGCGCCCTGGTGATCAACCCCAAGATCCTGTTCCTGGACGAACCGACCACCGGGCTGGATCCGCGCAGCCGGCTCGCGCTCTGGGGTGTGATCAAGAACCTCGTGGCCGAGGGCACCACCCTGCTGCTGACCACCCAGTACCTCGAGGAGGCGGACCAGCTCTCGGACGACATTGCCGTGATCGACGGCGGCAGGGTCATCGCCGAGGGCACCGCGGATGAGCTCAAGGCGCAGATCGGCGGCCACCGCGTGGTTGTCACGCTGGTGGACGAGGCGGACGCCGGCACGGCGAGCGGCATTCTGGCCCGGCACGGCGAGGGCGAGGCCCAGGTCTCCGGAGACGGCCGCGTGGTGGAAGTGCCCGTGACCGACGGGCCGCGCGCGCTGCAGTATGTGCTCGCGGACCTCGGCGAGGCCAACATCCAACTGCACGACGTCGGCATGCGCCGCCCCACACTGGACGATGTCTTCCTCAAACTCACCGGCCGTAAGGCCGAAACCGATGATGACGACGACGGCGGTGCGGACACCGGCGCAGGCTCCCGTCGCGACAAGACGGAACTGGAGAACGCGAAATGA
- a CDS encoding MDR family MFS transporter, whose translation MPSVSQQSPAEPAVVNSGAAPVPGPGSDGVDHKRRNNRVIRLLLAASFVVILNETIMSVALTELMDDLGITARAAQWLTTAFMLTMAVVIPITGFLLQRFNTRPVFTTAMSLFSAGTLIAAIAPGFEPLLLGRIVQATGTAIMMPLLMTTLMTLVAPAERGKTMGNVSIVISVAPAIGPTISGIILNALSWRWMFWLVLPIAVAMLIIGNRRVDNVTEPRPVPLDLFSVVLSAFGFGGLIYGLSLVGQGSGEAGETVSAMPMWISFGVGLVALSAFILRQLRLQRRDRALLDLRTFRSSTFAVTVGLMVISMAALFGTIILLPIYMQQVLGLEPFQIGLMLLPGGLLMGLLAPFVGRLYDRFGPTVLLVPGTMLVSVVLWFLSTLTENTSPFTLLAAHIVLSIGLALLFTPLFTAGLGAVKPELYSHGSAIIGTVQQVAGAVGTALFVTVMSIQSAALAADGSAGTVAVAGGVRAAFLAGAIISVFAVAAAFFVRKPADNQAADHEAPEHPATASQTPDSQSASPAESAGALADGR comes from the coding sequence ATACCTTCCGTGAGCCAACAGTCCCCGGCCGAACCCGCCGTCGTAAATTCCGGCGCCGCGCCAGTACCCGGACCGGGAAGCGACGGCGTCGACCATAAGCGCCGGAACAACCGGGTTATCCGGTTGTTGCTGGCTGCCTCGTTTGTGGTCATCCTGAACGAAACGATCATGAGCGTCGCCCTGACCGAGCTGATGGACGACCTCGGCATCACCGCGCGCGCCGCCCAGTGGCTGACCACGGCGTTCATGCTGACCATGGCGGTGGTCATTCCGATCACCGGTTTCCTCTTGCAGCGCTTCAACACCCGGCCCGTCTTCACCACGGCCATGTCGCTCTTCTCCGCCGGCACGCTGATTGCCGCGATAGCGCCCGGGTTCGAGCCCCTGCTGCTGGGCCGGATTGTCCAGGCCACCGGCACCGCCATCATGATGCCGCTGCTGATGACCACCCTGATGACCCTGGTGGCTCCGGCCGAGCGCGGCAAGACGATGGGCAACGTCTCGATTGTCATCTCCGTGGCGCCGGCCATCGGGCCGACCATCTCCGGCATTATCCTCAACGCCTTGTCCTGGCGGTGGATGTTCTGGCTGGTGCTGCCGATCGCCGTCGCCATGCTGATCATCGGGAACCGGCGGGTGGACAACGTCACCGAACCGAGGCCCGTGCCGCTGGACCTGTTCTCCGTGGTGCTCTCCGCGTTCGGCTTCGGCGGCCTGATCTATGGCCTGAGCCTGGTCGGCCAGGGCTCCGGCGAGGCCGGCGAGACGGTGTCCGCCATGCCGATGTGGATCTCCTTCGGCGTGGGGCTCGTGGCCCTGTCCGCCTTCATCCTGCGCCAGCTGAGGCTCCAGCGGCGGGACCGCGCACTGCTGGACCTGCGCACCTTCCGCTCCAGCACCTTCGCGGTGACCGTGGGCCTGATGGTCATCAGCATGGCCGCACTGTTCGGCACCATCATCCTGCTCCCCATCTATATGCAGCAGGTGCTTGGACTCGAACCGTTCCAGATCGGCCTGATGCTGCTGCCCGGCGGGCTCCTGATGGGTCTGCTGGCGCCGTTTGTCGGCCGGCTCTACGACCGGTTCGGCCCCACCGTCCTGCTGGTGCCGGGAACAATGCTGGTCAGCGTCGTGCTGTGGTTCCTGTCCACACTGACCGAGAACACCTCCCCGTTCACGCTGCTGGCCGCGCACATTGTCTTGAGCATCGGCCTGGCCTTGCTCTTCACTCCGCTGTTCACCGCCGGCCTCGGCGCGGTGAAGCCGGAACTCTACTCGCACGGCAGCGCCATCATCGGCACGGTCCAGCAGGTGGCGGGCGCCGTGGGCACGGCCTTGTTCGTGACCGTGATGTCCATCCAGTCCGCCGCCCTCGCCGCAGACGGTTCGGCGGGTACGGTTGCGGTGGCCGGCGGCGTGCGTGCCGCGTTCCTGGCCGGCGCGATCATCTCGGTCTTCGCCGTGGCGGCAGCCTTCTTCGTCCGCAAGCCCGCGGACAACCAGGCTGCAGACCATGAGGCACCGGAGCATCCGGCAACGGCCAGCCAGACGCCGGACAGCCAGAGCGCGTCACCGGCGGAGTCCGCCGGCGCGTTGGCCGACGGCCGCTGA
- a CDS encoding NlpC/P60 family protein, with product MFKINSARHRATPVHSNPFSGVSKAVSSHAGTVGRSAAVVTAAGGLMLGAGLPANAAADVSSSDFAATAQAETVAAPAAAPAPAASEEAATHTVKAGDTLGKIAAQHGIELNDVFAANGLGWESVIYPGDVIQLSGAAQAPADHSAHAAPAPAEAPAAAPQEEDFTVAAASANIEPASVSTASTSGIVATAKSMVGTPYVWGGTSTSGWDCSGFVQWVYAQHGIDLPRVTTAQAGALTPTSNPKPGDLVLQNGGSHIGIYLGDGQMISALNPGEGTKVHPTSWMPVDGYFTK from the coding sequence TTGTTCAAGATCAATTCCGCACGCCATCGTGCCACCCCGGTCCACAGCAACCCGTTCAGCGGAGTTTCGAAGGCCGTATCGTCCCACGCAGGTACCGTTGGCCGCAGTGCCGCAGTTGTCACCGCTGCCGGTGGCCTGATGCTCGGCGCCGGCCTGCCCGCCAACGCCGCAGCCGACGTATCCTCCAGCGACTTCGCCGCCACGGCCCAGGCTGAGACTGTTGCCGCTCCGGCCGCAGCACCGGCACCGGCCGCCTCGGAAGAGGCTGCAACCCACACCGTCAAGGCCGGCGACACCCTCGGCAAGATTGCCGCGCAGCACGGCATTGAGCTGAACGACGTCTTCGCCGCCAACGGCCTCGGCTGGGAATCGGTCATCTACCCGGGCGACGTCATCCAGCTCTCCGGTGCCGCACAGGCTCCGGCCGACCACTCTGCACATGCTGCTCCTGCTCCGGCCGAGGCACCCGCCGCCGCTCCGCAGGAAGAAGACTTCACCGTTGCCGCAGCCAGCGCCAACATCGAGCCGGCTTCCGTCAGCACGGCCAGCACCTCGGGCATTGTCGCCACCGCCAAGTCCATGGTCGGCACCCCGTACGTCTGGGGCGGCACCTCCACCAGCGGCTGGGACTGCTCCGGCTTCGTGCAGTGGGTCTACGCCCAGCACGGCATCGACCTGCCCCGCGTCACCACCGCACAGGCCGGCGCCCTGACCCCGACCAGCAACCCGAAGCCGGGCGACCTGGTTCTGCAGAACGGTGGAAGCCACATCGGCATCTACCTCGGCGACGGCCAGATGATCAGCGCCCTGAACCCGGGCGAGGGCACCAAGGTGCACCCCACCAGCTGGATGCCTGTAGACGGCTACTTCACCAAGTAA
- the bioD gene encoding dethiobiotin synthase, translating to MTDTPAPAGLASLNGLPPVIFVTGTDTGVGKTITTAALATALPGTVSVYKPTQTGVADGEPGDMDEVRRLSGVAAVSEGIRLLEPMAPVAAAGRQSAALPPLADHVRHIEQLATGSDHVLVEGAGGLLVELDDEGRTLADLAARVRNSGVGNAHEQISVSRGFGGGGSGVVVVCRSGLGTLNHTLLTLEALRTRSLAAAGLVIGSWPAEPSAVEEDNLRYLQNLDVPFLGAIPQDAAALHPARFQAGAREWFRLR from the coding sequence GTGACCGACACTCCCGCCCCGGCCGGTTTGGCCAGCCTGAACGGCTTGCCGCCGGTCATCTTCGTCACCGGCACCGACACCGGGGTCGGCAAGACGATAACGACGGCGGCGCTCGCCACCGCTTTGCCGGGCACCGTTTCGGTCTACAAGCCGACGCAGACCGGGGTGGCCGACGGCGAGCCCGGCGACATGGACGAAGTGCGCCGACTCTCCGGCGTCGCCGCGGTGTCCGAGGGCATCCGGCTGCTCGAGCCGATGGCCCCGGTGGCAGCTGCCGGGCGGCAAAGCGCGGCCCTGCCTCCGCTCGCGGACCACGTCCGGCACATCGAGCAACTCGCCACGGGATCGGACCATGTCCTGGTGGAGGGCGCCGGCGGACTTCTCGTGGAGCTCGACGACGAAGGCAGGACGCTCGCAGACCTCGCAGCGCGCGTGCGGAACTCCGGCGTCGGCAATGCCCATGAGCAGATTTCCGTCAGTCGAGGCTTCGGCGGCGGAGGTTCCGGCGTCGTCGTTGTCTGCCGCAGCGGACTGGGCACGCTGAACCACACCCTCCTCACGCTCGAGGCCCTGAGAACGCGAAGCCTCGCAGCCGCCGGACTGGTCATCGGCTCCTGGCCGGCGGAGCCGAGCGCGGTGGAAGAGGACAACCTGCGGTACCTGCAGAATCTGGATGTGCCGTTCCTCGGCGCCATCCCGCAGGACGCCGCAGCCCTGCACCCGGCCAGGTTCCAAGCCGGCGCCCGGGAGTGGTTCCGACTGCGCTAG
- a CDS encoding cytochrome P450, which translates to MSFHVVSDPAEVREVMRRTEDFLPTNALTSVVPLAPAALRILSRARFALPPVLASATGAKHRQVRKLVAGFFTPAKVAAIGPQVRELTQVRTAETAELLQHGPADLADAVAKHIPPIIMAELTGIRCPDLDVLKRWSRDSLELFWGWPPEDRQPVLAESAAEFYGWLRGEVATSRGTGSLFGVLDAAGLTPSEICSLGYFLVIAGQETTAQLIGTSFYRALQEPGRWQQLGAGARAGAGAEAGSGADSRAPSGAKSFVRQVLATESSVHTWRRAVPRDTRLGGTELPAGAEILLELSGKHPPDTGGTAYSLAFGHGLHRCLGAKLAELETVLVLEETARALPAVRLTGPDPDWLRLLSFQTPLTVTVEQEEK; encoded by the coding sequence ATGAGCTTCCACGTGGTTTCGGATCCGGCAGAGGTGCGTGAAGTCATGCGCCGGACCGAGGATTTCCTACCCACCAACGCGCTGACCTCCGTGGTGCCCCTGGCCCCGGCCGCCCTGCGCATCCTCAGCCGCGCCCGCTTTGCACTGCCGCCGGTGCTGGCCTCGGCCACCGGCGCCAAGCACCGCCAGGTCCGCAAGCTCGTGGCCGGTTTTTTCACCCCCGCGAAAGTCGCCGCGATCGGACCGCAGGTACGGGAGCTGACCCAGGTGCGCACCGCGGAGACCGCCGAGCTGCTGCAGCACGGCCCGGCGGATCTGGCCGACGCGGTGGCCAAGCACATTCCGCCGATCATCATGGCGGAGCTGACCGGCATCCGGTGCCCCGACCTGGACGTCCTCAAGCGCTGGAGCCGGGACTCGCTGGAACTGTTCTGGGGCTGGCCGCCCGAGGACCGCCAGCCGGTCCTGGCGGAGAGCGCCGCAGAATTCTACGGCTGGCTGCGCGGCGAAGTGGCCACCAGCCGCGGCACCGGGTCGCTCTTCGGCGTGCTCGATGCCGCCGGGCTCACGCCGTCGGAAATCTGCTCGCTGGGCTATTTCCTGGTCATAGCGGGGCAGGAAACCACCGCACAGCTGATCGGCACGTCCTTCTACCGCGCGCTGCAGGAGCCGGGACGCTGGCAACAGCTCGGAGCCGGGGCCAGGGCAGGGGCGGGGGCCGAGGCCGGGAGCGGAGCCGACTCCAGGGCTCCCTCCGGGGCCAAGTCCTTCGTGCGGCAGGTGCTGGCCACCGAATCCTCCGTGCATACCTGGCGGCGCGCCGTTCCCCGTGACACTCGATTAGGCGGCACCGAGCTCCCCGCCGGCGCGGAAATCCTGCTCGAGCTCAGCGGCAAGCATCCTCCGGACACAGGCGGAACCGCCTATTCGCTGGCGTTCGGCCACGGCTTGCACCGCTGCCTGGGCGCCAAACTCGCCGAGCTGGAAACCGTCCTGGTGCTTGAGGAGACGGCCCGGGCACTGCCGGCGGTGCGGCTCACGGGGCCGGATCCGGACTGGCTACGCCTGCTGTCCTTCCAAACCCCGCTCACCGTCACGGTGGAACAGGAGGAAAAGTGA
- a CDS encoding aminotransferase class I/II-fold pyridoxal phosphate-dependent enzyme produces MQQWLTDQAHVRTRRGTVRSTTARNLTGRSAAPSDSAATNSAAPDTLLDLASNDYLGLSTDPRLKAAAVDAIERYGTGARASRVVTGTQPVHAELEEELCGLTGQPAALAFSSGYAANLGILTALGGPGTLIVRDEHCHASLIDGARLSRSPVEVFAHGDLAALDRLLAGRSQPRAVVVVESVYSVLGDAADLAETARICAKHDALLVVDEAHGIGVAGGGRGAVHSAGLAGAEHVVLTATLSKALGAQGGGVLGPAALRAHLVNTARSFIFDTGLAPAAAAAAAEACRIIAADPSLAQAVLGNAAIIAQVCGIEQAAGAVQSVPVGRAEDAAQLAVRLEAAGVLVGCFRPPSVPDGISRLRLTARADLAPEQVQHAARLVAGLVAGMVPDKADGMDAARMGAGAG; encoded by the coding sequence ATGCAGCAGTGGCTCACGGACCAGGCCCACGTGCGCACGCGACGTGGCACGGTGCGGAGCACCACCGCCCGAAACCTGACGGGCCGGAGCGCGGCCCCCTCGGACTCGGCTGCCACGAACTCGGCCGCGCCGGACACGCTGCTGGATCTGGCCTCCAACGACTATCTGGGCCTGTCCACCGATCCCCGGCTCAAGGCCGCGGCCGTCGACGCGATCGAACGCTACGGCACGGGTGCCCGGGCTTCCCGGGTGGTCACCGGCACGCAGCCGGTGCACGCGGAGCTCGAAGAGGAACTCTGCGGGCTGACCGGCCAGCCCGCTGCCTTGGCGTTCTCCAGCGGCTACGCGGCGAACCTCGGTATCCTCACCGCGCTCGGCGGCCCCGGCACGCTGATCGTCCGGGACGAACATTGCCATGCCTCGCTGATCGACGGCGCACGGCTCTCCCGCTCGCCGGTTGAGGTGTTTGCCCATGGCGATCTCGCCGCGCTGGACCGGTTGCTGGCAGGCCGAAGCCAGCCGCGCGCCGTCGTCGTTGTTGAATCGGTCTACTCGGTACTCGGGGACGCCGCCGACCTGGCGGAAACCGCACGGATCTGCGCCAAACATGACGCCCTGCTGGTGGTGGACGAGGCACACGGAATCGGTGTCGCCGGCGGCGGCCGCGGGGCCGTGCACTCGGCAGGTTTGGCCGGTGCCGAGCATGTAGTGCTCACGGCGACGTTGTCCAAGGCGTTGGGCGCTCAAGGAGGCGGGGTGCTCGGGCCGGCCGCCCTGCGCGCACATCTGGTCAACACGGCCCGCAGCTTCATTTTCGATACCGGACTGGCCCCCGCCGCAGCCGCCGCCGCTGCCGAAGCCTGCCGGATCATCGCCGCCGACCCGTCGTTGGCGCAGGCCGTGCTCGGCAATGCGGCCATCATCGCGCAGGTGTGCGGAATCGAGCAGGCCGCCGGCGCCGTGCAGTCCGTTCCCGTCGGCCGGGCGGAAGATGCCGCGCAACTCGCCGTCCGGTTGGAGGCAGCCGGGGTCCTGGTCGGGTGCTTCAGGCCGCCGAGCGTGCCGGACGGCATCTCGCGGCTGCGGCTGACGGCCCGCGCGGACCTGGCACCGGAGCAGGTACAGCACGCCGCCCGGCTGGTCGCCGGGCTGGTGGCCGGAATGGTGCCGGACAAGGCAGACGGAATGGACGCTGCAAGAATGGGGGCGGGGGCGGGATGA
- a CDS encoding adenosylmethionine--8-amino-7-oxononanoate transaminase yields MSETALATAAAAPGSPVEFPAGAPSAARTLDKSAAAAPSLIARDRGLLWHPYAPLDGPDPYAVTGASGTRLQLQASDGERFEAVDAMSSWWSAIHGYRHPVLDEAVRRQTEQFSHVMFGGLTHEPAVRLAEQLVELAPDPLEHVFLADSGSVSVEVALKLAVQYQAAVGRPGRQRFLALRGGYHGDTFAAMSVCDPVDGMHAAFPGLVAQQHFLPRPPAARLNNDGELVADASEVTGWIAELEETAARHARELAGIIVEPVLQGAGGMYSYAPECLQALRRVADEHGLLLIFDEIATGFGRTGRLFASEWAGVAPDVMCVGKALTGGYLTLAALLCSGEVAAAITASEFRALLHGPTFMANPLACAVATASLELLDSADWRKQVQHVQQGLSAALAPAADMDSVRDVRGLGAVGVVQLDRPVDIPAITRAALEHGVWVRPFRDLIYTMPPYVSSAEDLAAIGAGITAAVARVHG; encoded by the coding sequence ATGTCTGAGACTGCCCTCGCCACCGCAGCCGCCGCGCCGGGCAGCCCGGTCGAGTTTCCCGCCGGGGCACCCTCCGCTGCACGCACTCTGGACAAGTCAGCCGCCGCCGCGCCGTCGCTTATCGCCCGCGACCGCGGCCTGCTCTGGCATCCGTATGCCCCGCTGGACGGCCCGGATCCGTACGCCGTCACCGGAGCGTCGGGGACACGGCTCCAGCTTCAGGCTTCGGACGGCGAACGCTTTGAGGCGGTGGATGCGATGAGTTCCTGGTGGTCCGCCATCCACGGCTACCGGCACCCGGTGCTGGACGAGGCGGTCCGCCGGCAGACGGAGCAGTTCAGCCATGTCATGTTCGGCGGCCTCACCCACGAGCCGGCCGTCCGGCTCGCCGAGCAGCTGGTGGAGCTGGCGCCGGATCCGCTGGAACATGTGTTTTTGGCGGACTCCGGCTCCGTCTCGGTGGAGGTGGCCTTGAAGCTGGCGGTGCAGTACCAGGCAGCCGTGGGCCGGCCCGGCCGCCAGCGGTTCCTGGCCCTGCGCGGCGGCTACCACGGCGACACGTTCGCGGCGATGAGCGTGTGCGATCCGGTGGACGGCATGCATGCAGCGTTCCCCGGCCTCGTCGCGCAGCAGCACTTCCTGCCGCGTCCGCCGGCGGCGCGGCTGAACAACGACGGCGAACTGGTCGCCGATGCGTCCGAGGTAACCGGCTGGATCGCCGAGCTGGAAGAGACGGCGGCGCGGCATGCCAGGGAGCTGGCCGGCATCATCGTGGAGCCGGTGCTGCAGGGCGCCGGCGGAATGTACAGCTACGCCCCCGAATGCCTGCAGGCTTTGCGCCGGGTGGCGGACGAACACGGACTGCTGCTGATCTTCGACGAGATCGCCACCGGCTTCGGCCGCACGGGGCGGCTCTTCGCGTCCGAGTGGGCCGGCGTCGCGCCGGACGTCATGTGTGTGGGCAAGGCACTGACCGGCGGCTACCTGACCCTCGCCGCGCTGCTCTGCTCCGGCGAGGTGGCTGCCGCCATCACGGCCTCGGAGTTCCGAGCGCTGCTGCACGGGCCTACCTTCATGGCCAACCCGCTGGCCTGCGCGGTGGCGACCGCTTCCCTGGAACTGCTGGACTCCGCGGACTGGCGGAAGCAGGTGCAGCACGTCCAGCAAGGATTGTCCGCCGCACTGGCACCCGCTGCCGACATGGACTCTGTCCGCGATGTCCGGGGGCTTGGCGCCGTCGGGGTGGTCCAACTGGACCGGCCGGTGGACATTCCCGCCATCACCCGCGCTGCGCTGGAGCACGGTGTGTGGGTACGGCCGTTCCGCGACCTGATCTACACCATGCCGCCCTATGTCTCCTCGGCGGAGGATCTCGCAGCCATCGGCGCTGGCATCACCGCAGCCGTCGCCCGGGTGCACGGCTGA
- the bioB gene encoding biotin synthase BioB, with amino-acid sequence MFNYFQDLADRQLAGGTLTREEALAVLHATDEQLLDVVAAAGRLRRAHFANTVKVNYLVNLKSGLCPEDCTYCSQRLGSAAQILKYTWLKPEEAVQQAATGIRAGASRVCLVASGKGPTDRDVDRVASMVEGLKDEHPQVEVCACLGILKDGQASKLKDAGVDAYNHNLNTSESNYADICTTHEYADRVRTVEHAKDAGLSPCSGLIVGMGETDDDLIDAVFALRELDSDSIPVNFLMPFEGTPLEGTWLLTPAHCLRILAMIRFACPATELRMAGGREMHLRSLQPLALQVANSLFLGDYLTSEGQEAKADLDMIADNGFVVLGAGPDSSTGSIEAPQSRVPSGSARSTASAPFTNPQANNDGGVPASAGQVTIRRRGAGTELAPNV; translated from the coding sequence GTGTTCAATTACTTTCAAGATCTGGCCGACCGGCAACTGGCCGGCGGCACCCTGACCCGCGAGGAAGCCCTCGCCGTCCTGCACGCCACCGACGAGCAGCTCCTCGATGTGGTGGCCGCCGCGGGCCGGCTGCGCCGCGCGCACTTCGCCAACACCGTCAAGGTCAACTACTTGGTAAACCTCAAATCAGGCCTGTGTCCCGAGGACTGTACATACTGCTCCCAGCGCCTCGGTTCCGCCGCCCAGATCCTCAAGTACACCTGGCTCAAGCCTGAGGAAGCCGTGCAGCAGGCCGCCACCGGCATCCGAGCCGGTGCTTCCCGCGTCTGCTTGGTCGCCAGCGGCAAGGGCCCCACCGACCGGGATGTCGACCGCGTGGCTTCGATGGTGGAGGGCCTCAAGGACGAGCACCCGCAGGTGGAGGTCTGCGCCTGCCTCGGCATCCTCAAGGACGGCCAGGCCTCCAAGCTCAAAGACGCCGGCGTCGACGCCTACAACCACAACCTCAACACCAGCGAGTCCAACTACGCGGACATCTGCACCACGCACGAATACGCCGACCGCGTGCGCACCGTCGAGCATGCCAAGGACGCCGGGCTCTCCCCCTGCTCCGGCCTGATCGTGGGAATGGGCGAGACCGACGATGACCTGATCGACGCGGTCTTCGCCCTGCGGGAGCTGGACAGCGACTCGATCCCGGTCAACTTCCTGATGCCGTTCGAGGGCACGCCGCTGGAAGGCACCTGGCTGCTGACCCCCGCCCACTGCCTGCGCATCCTCGCGATGATCCGCTTCGCCTGCCCCGCCACCGAACTGCGCATGGCCGGCGGTCGCGAAATGCACCTTCGTTCGCTGCAGCCGCTGGCCCTGCAGGTCGCCAACTCGCTGTTCCTGGGCGACTACCTCACCAGCGAGGGCCAGGAGGCCAAGGCGGATCTGGACATGATCGCCGACAACGGCTTCGTGGTCCTGGGTGCCGGCCCGGATTCTTCCACCGGGTCCATCGAAGCCCCCCAGTCCCGTGTGCCCTCCGGGTCCGCCCGCTCCACTGCATCCGCCCCCTTCACCAATCCCCAGGCAAACAACGACGGCGGTGTCCCGGCTTCCGCAGGCCAGGTCACCATCCGCCGCCGCGGCGCCGGCACGGAACTCGCCCCCAATGTCTGA
- a CDS encoding FadR/GntR family transcriptional regulator: MTSKIAKPAPRAYEAVLQSIEAELRSGALKLGDQLPGERTLAEKHGLSRASVRDAIRILDVLGVVRTSTGSGPNAGAVIISQPASGLAAALRLHVATRQLTVGEIVQTRILLETGAAEAATVDPEDEATRAKLDEAAGLLELMDDPELARADFHALDARFHVLLSSLAGNAVIEAMMESLRLSISDYVAESIRSDEAWEPVADVLRTQHHGILAAVSAGEGKRASQLLREHIEWFYAETQR; encoded by the coding sequence GTGACCAGCAAGATAGCAAAACCCGCACCGCGCGCCTACGAGGCGGTGCTCCAAAGTATCGAGGCGGAGCTGCGCTCCGGGGCCCTCAAGCTCGGCGATCAACTGCCCGGCGAACGGACGCTGGCCGAAAAACACGGGCTGTCCCGGGCCTCCGTACGCGATGCCATCCGCATCCTGGACGTACTCGGAGTGGTCCGCACGTCCACCGGCTCCGGCCCCAACGCAGGCGCGGTCATCATATCCCAGCCCGCCTCCGGCTTGGCCGCCGCACTGCGGTTGCATGTGGCTACCCGCCAGTTGACCGTCGGCGAGATCGTGCAGACACGTATCCTGCTCGAGACCGGAGCCGCGGAGGCCGCCACCGTCGACCCGGAGGACGAGGCAACCCGGGCCAAGCTTGACGAGGCCGCGGGACTACTGGAATTGATGGACGATCCGGAGCTCGCCCGCGCGGACTTCCATGCGCTCGACGCCCGGTTCCACGTGCTGCTTTCCTCGCTCGCCGGCAATGCGGTCATCGAGGCGATGATGGAGTCGCTGCGCCTGTCCATCAGTGACTACGTTGCGGAGTCGATCCGCAGCGACGAGGCATGGGAACCGGTCGCCGACGTCCTGCGCACCCAACATCACGGCATCCTGGCTGCGGTGTCTGCAGGAGAGGGCAAGCGGGCCTCCCAGCTGCTCCGCGAGCACATCGAATGGTTCTACGCCGAAACCCAGCGCTGA